One window of Chryseobacterium indologenes genomic DNA carries:
- a CDS encoding GLPGLI family protein, with protein sequence MHTRTVFNFLAVFLYCLFSAQTYEIQYTSSYNGKTIADQPSTIVWVNEKENFILNSTIKEQKSSFPYEITKVEKPSNTIISYAFLKPESIISTSDAESVGKQDFELTNEIKKILGYNCKKAVTKVNSNTIEIWYTNDLKLKGGPSVLGQSLGLVLEVERNKNSLITASSIKKIKNTGIENIIKGNIQTTDQLGYKDLLWKSRFTTLNVFENETINFSDASKSDDKIKRYANGTIILKKIKFPAITEGENIFVELKQQSNGDAYDRTGTVFFIPQDKEKSFFDGLEKGAKTLPVYENGNGKQYYGITTTDNYSPAMEMMRFFTAFGIQKFNHIQLKGKNWQTISPYRQDITELKPALSGKELWVGTFIGNYDKGGHKVSLDITIHKSDQTVNKNNTAIPLFNTLNIMEMAGQDYSTMFNQDKGLLVNFTVNKDLKNAQLRYTTTGHGGWENGDEFVPKANSIFVDGNQIFSFVPWRTDCGSYRLYNPASGNFQDGLSSSDLSRSNWCPGTVTNPNFIPLGDLKAGKHTIQVKIPQGASEGTSFSSWNVSGTLLGVQ encoded by the coding sequence ATGCATACAAGAACTGTTTTCAATTTTCTGGCCGTCTTCTTATACTGTCTGTTTTCTGCACAGACCTATGAAATTCAGTATACCAGCTCATATAACGGGAAAACTATTGCTGACCAGCCCTCCACTATTGTTTGGGTTAATGAGAAAGAAAACTTCATCCTCAACAGTACAATCAAAGAACAAAAAAGCAGCTTTCCTTATGAAATCACTAAGGTAGAAAAGCCATCAAATACTATTATTTCATATGCTTTTTTAAAACCGGAATCCATTATTTCAACATCAGATGCTGAGTCTGTAGGAAAACAGGATTTTGAACTTACCAATGAAATTAAAAAGATTTTAGGATACAACTGTAAAAAAGCGGTTACCAAAGTCAATTCAAATACCATTGAAATCTGGTATACAAATGATTTAAAACTAAAAGGCGGACCTTCTGTTTTGGGACAGAGTTTAGGTCTGGTTCTGGAAGTGGAGAGAAATAAAAATTCTTTAATTACAGCCAGCTCGATCAAAAAAATAAAAAATACCGGAATTGAAAATATTATAAAAGGAAACATACAGACAACAGATCAGTTGGGATACAAAGATTTACTTTGGAAAAGCAGATTTACCACTCTGAATGTTTTTGAAAATGAAACGATCAATTTTTCGGATGCTTCTAAATCAGATGATAAGATAAAAAGATACGCCAACGGTACGATCATTCTTAAAAAGATAAAATTCCCGGCTATTACAGAAGGTGAAAATATTTTTGTAGAACTGAAACAGCAATCAAACGGTGATGCCTATGACAGAACCGGAACCGTATTTTTTATTCCTCAGGATAAAGAAAAATCCTTTTTTGACGGATTGGAAAAAGGAGCAAAAACACTACCTGTCTACGAAAATGGAAACGGAAAGCAGTATTATGGGATAACTACTACAGACAACTATAGCCCTGCTATGGAAATGATGAGATTCTTTACCGCTTTTGGAATCCAGAAATTCAATCATATTCAGCTTAAAGGAAAAAACTGGCAGACCATTAGCCCTTACCGTCAGGATATTACAGAGCTTAAACCTGCATTATCCGGAAAAGAACTTTGGGTAGGTACATTTATTGGCAACTATGACAAAGGAGGACATAAAGTAAGCCTTGATATCACTATTCACAAAAGCGATCAGACAGTTAATAAAAATAATACAGCGATACCATTATTCAATACTTTAAATATTATGGAAATGGCCGGACAGGATTATTCTACGATGTTCAATCAGGATAAAGGGCTCCTTGTTAATTTTACTGTAAATAAAGATTTGAAAAATGCTCAGCTAAGATATACCACAACCGGACATGGAGGTTGGGAAAACGGCGATGAGTTTGTTCCTAAAGCCAATTCTATTTTCGTTGATGGAAATCAAATATTTTCATTCGTGCCATGGAGAACAGACTGTGGTTCGTACCGTTTGTACAATCCTGCATCAGGAAATTTCCAGGACGGTCTTTCGTCATCAGACCTCAGCAGATCAAACTGGTGCCCGGGAACGGTTACCAATCCTAACTTCATTCCTCTTGGAGATTTGAAAGCGGGTAAACATACAATCCAGGTAAAAATTCCTCAGGGAGCTTCCGAAGGTACAAGTTTCAGCTCATGGAATGTTTCGGGAACGTTACTTGGAGTACAATAA
- a CDS encoding RsmB/NOP family class I SAM-dependent RNA methyltransferase — translation MELIHRNLAIGIHDALQETFFEKNKYADKVIERLLKANRKWGSQDRAVVSEIFYNIIRWKKRLEYYMGEGVKPNNIYKLIIAYLLWSKTNYKKFEEFDGIKIADILTKLKKNTVPTKAIEHSIPEWLAETLEKELGPKWEREMAALNEQAPTVLRANSLRTTTRELISDLSDEGVVSFPIKNYPDAVQLEEKKNVFLTTAFKEGLFEVQDASSQKIGYFLDVQEGQRVVDACAGAGGKTLHLAALMKNKGQIVALDIFEWKLAELKRRAKRAGAHNIETRMIADNKVIKRLHEKADRLLIDAPCSGLGVLKRNPDSKWKIDQDFIDRIKKEQQQILQDYSKMLKKGGKMVYATCSILPSENNLQVDEFIKNNPGFKMIKDEKVMPSEGYDGFYMALIERVS, via the coding sequence ATGGAACTTATTCACAGAAACTTGGCCATCGGAATTCACGATGCCCTACAGGAGACATTTTTTGAAAAAAACAAATATGCCGATAAGGTTATTGAAAGACTTCTGAAAGCAAACAGAAAATGGGGAAGCCAGGACAGAGCCGTTGTTTCTGAGATTTTCTACAATATTATCCGTTGGAAAAAACGTCTTGAATATTATATGGGGGAAGGTGTAAAACCCAACAATATTTACAAGCTTATCATCGCCTATTTACTTTGGAGTAAGACCAACTATAAAAAATTTGAAGAATTTGACGGAATCAAAATTGCCGACATTCTTACAAAACTTAAAAAGAATACAGTTCCTACAAAAGCAATAGAACATTCTATTCCTGAATGGCTTGCTGAAACTCTTGAAAAAGAACTTGGACCCAAATGGGAAAGAGAAATGGCAGCTTTGAATGAGCAGGCACCTACTGTTTTAAGAGCAAACTCTTTAAGAACAACAACAAGAGAACTTATTTCTGACCTTTCTGATGAAGGTGTTGTTTCTTTCCCTATTAAAAATTATCCTGATGCTGTTCAGCTAGAAGAGAAGAAAAACGTTTTTCTTACCACAGCTTTTAAGGAAGGATTATTTGAAGTTCAGGATGCTTCTTCTCAAAAGATCGGGTATTTCCTTGATGTACAGGAAGGACAAAGAGTAGTAGATGCTTGTGCCGGTGCGGGAGGAAAAACACTTCACCTGGCAGCATTAATGAAAAACAAAGGTCAGATTGTTGCCCTGGATATTTTCGAGTGGAAACTTGCCGAATTGAAGCGCCGTGCTAAAAGAGCCGGAGCTCACAATATTGAAACCCGTATGATTGCTGATAACAAAGTGATCAAACGTCTTCATGAAAAAGCTGACAGACTTTTGATTGATGCACCATGTTCCGGTCTTGGAGTTTTAAAAAGAAACCCGGACAGTAAGTGGAAAATTGATCAGGACTTTATTGACAGAATTAAAAAAGAACAGCAGCAAATCCTTCAGGACTATTCTAAAATGCTTAAAAAAGGAGGAAAAATGGTGTACGCTACATGCTCTATCCTTCCTTCTGAAAACAATCTGCAGGTAGATGAATTCATCAAAAACAATCCTGGATTCAAAATGATTAAGGATGAAAAAGTAATGCCTAGCGAAGGTTATGACGGATTCTATATGGCTTTGATTGAGAGAGTTTCTTAA